From the Prochlorococcus marinus CUG1416 genome, the window GTGTGGTTGTTTATCAAATTCTTTATAGTGACGTTACAGATCACCTACCAGAGTATGCGACTTTACTAGCGATGGGGTACAGATTAAAGTCTCTTTTCTTTGTAGTAGCAAGAGAAGGATTTTTGTTGGCTTTGTTTGGTTATTTACCTGCTTATTTCTCTGGTCAAATACTTTACTCAGTTATAAGAAGTTCTACTAAACTCCCAATAATAATGGATGCAGATAAGACGATTTTAATTTTCGTATTAGTTTTAGTAATGTGTATGGGGTCCGCCTCTATTGCTATGCGTAAATTAGTTGATGCCGATCCTGCAGAAATTTTCTAAAAATAAAATTTAAATGGCTAAAGATAACAATTCAAAAAAAAATATTAAAAACTTAAAAACAGTTTCAATTAATAATTTGAGTCACTTTTATGGAAAAAATGAAAATAAAAAAAAAGTTCTTAATGATGTTAATTTAAATATTGATAAAGGAGAATTGGTTCTTTTAAAAGGACCTTCTGGATGCGGTAAAACCACTCTTTTAACCTTAATTGGTGCTTTGAGAACCTGCCAAAGTGGCGATTTAACTGTATTAAATAATCAGTTAAATGGAGCATCAAGAAAAACGCGTCAGATTCTTAGAAGAAGCATTGGCATGATTTTTCAAGGTCATAATCTTCTGAGATGTTTGACAGCAGAACAAAATGTTCAAATGGGCGCCGATTTAATAAAAGGTTTAACATATTTGCAAAGACGCGAAATAGCACGCAATTGGTTGTCAGCAGTAGGGTTAGAAGAACATCATAAAAAGTTGCCCAATGACTTGTCTGGCGGGCAGAAACAGAGAGTAGCAATCGCCCGAGCTTTATCTGCTAACCCAAAACTGTTACTAGCTGATGAGCCCACTTCTGCTTTAGATAGCGTTACAGGTAGAGAAATAGTAACCCTTTTAAGGAAACTAGCAAAAGAGCAAAATTGTTCTGTACTTATGGTGACTCACGATCCAAGAATTTCTGATATGGCAGATAGGATATTAAATATGGAAGATGGTAAAATATATAGTGCTCATAGTGAGCTAATATAATTAAAAGTTAAAAATTTCATGTCTAAGAGAAGGAATCTAAAAAAAGAAAAGCAGGAACGAAATCGAGCATATGCTAGAAAGTTCAAAAAAAGGACACTTAGAAATAATGGTAGACCTGATGGTGGAAACGTTACGGGTACAGCAAATAACGGAGGGGCTGCTGATTAGGAAATATCTTTTATTTTCATCTTTTCGGGTTCCTTTTCTAATGCATATTTAAAGCGTGATCATGAATGTAAGTATTGTTATACCGACTTACAACAGAAAACCTATATTAGAGAAATGTCTTATTGCGCTAGAGAATCAGAAATTAAATACAAATATTATTAATTATGAAATTATAGTTGTTGATGATGGTTCAACTGATGGTACAAGCTCGTGGATAAAAAACAATAAAGCTAATCTTCCACACGTGGTTCTATTTCAACAACAACATGGAGGACCTGCACTGGGAAGAAATCTTGGGGTAATTAAATCAAAATATGAAATTATTATATTTATTGATAGTGATCTTATCGTTTTAGATAATTTTATAACTTGCCATGTAGAAAAATTACTTGTCTCTTGGAGAAAAAATGATAAAAAATGTTTTACCTATGGCTCAGTGGTCAATACATCTAATTTTCTAAATCCTCAGAGTGAAAAACATAAAATAATGGATACTTCTTTTGCGTACTTCGCAACTGGGAATGTTGCGATATCAAAAGAATTAATTTTAAGCGTCGGCTTATTTGATACTTCTTTTAGTCTTTACGGTTGGGAGGATTTAGAACTAGGAGAAAGATTAAAAAAAATAGGTACAAAATTAATTAAATGTCCAGATGCAGTTGGTTATCATTGGCATCCACCATTTAGTTGCGAACAAATAGAATCATTAATAGCTCAAGAAAAAGAAAGGGCAAAGATGGCTTTAGTCTTTTATAAGAAACATCCAAATTTAAGGGTTAGATTTATGATTCAATTAACTCCTCTTCATAATTTACTTTGGCAGTTTCTTTGCCTTGGAGGATTAATCAGTGTTGATAGAATTCTGCCATTATTAAGACTTTTAGTTACTTTAAGGAGAAATAGACTCGCACTGGAGATACTTAGGATACCTCTTAATTTGATTTACATTAAACAGTTAACTAAATCAAGTTAAAAACTTTTAGAAATACTCATGACTTGCTACAATTAACTAAATTAAACCCACACATCTGACAGTTTCGGGTGATTTATTAATATTAATTTCCCGTCAGATGGAGGCTAACCCGAAACCCTTTTAAATTATGGCTGTTGTATCACTATCTGAAATGATGGAAGCTGGTGCTCATTTTGGGCATCAAACTAGACGTTGGAATCCTAAAATGTCCAAATATATATATTGTGCGAGAAATGGAGTACACATAATTGATCTTGTAAAAACGGCATTATGTATGAACGATGCATATAAATGGACGAGAAATGCAGCAAAAAGCGGCAAACGTTTCCTATTTGTCGGGACAAAAAAACAAGCATCAGAAGTAGTTGCTCAGGAAGCTACTCGATGCGGCGCTGCATATGTAAATCAAAGATGGCTTGGAGGTATGTTGACAAATTGGACAACCATGAAAGCTAGAATTGAAAGATTGAAGGATTTAGAAAGAATGGAAAGTAGTGGTTCAATTGCAATGAGGCCTAAAAAAGAAGCGGCAGTACTAAGGAGAGAACTTGAAAGATTACAAAAGTATTTGGGCGGACTTAAGGGCATGAGAAGATTACCAGACGTAGTCGTCATGGTTGATCAGCGAAGAGAATCTAACGCAGTTCTAGAAGCTAGGAAATTAGATATCTCATTGGTATCAATGTTGGATACTAATTGTGATCCTGATTTGTGTGAAGTTCCAATTCCATGTAACGATGATGCCGTAAGATCTGTTCAACTTATTTTAGGCAGACTTGCAGATGCAATAAATGAAGGAAGGAAGGGTTCTAATGCCGAAAGAAAAAATTAAATTCTAATTTAAAACTTACTAATTACTATTTTTTATTACTTCAATGGGAAACATTACAGCAAAACTTGTTAAAGATCTTAGAGATAAGACTGGTGCAGGAATGATGGATTGCAAAAAAGCACTTAACGAAACTGACGGAAATGTCGATAAAGCTCTGGAATGGTTAAGAAAGAAAGGTATAGCCAGTGCTGAAAAGAAATCGGGAAGAGTTGCAGCTGAAGGCTCTATTGGAAGTTATATTCACACAGGATCAAGAGTAGGAGTTCTATTAGAGTTGAATTGTGAAACTGATTTTGTTGCTAGAGGTGACATATTTCAATCTCTTTTGAAGGATGTCTCAATGCAGGTAGCCGCTTGTCCAAATGTTGAGTATGTCTCAATTGATGAAATACCTAGAGATGTAGTGGAAAAAGAAAAGCAGATTGAAATGGGTAGAGATGATTTATCAGGAAAACCAGAACAAATTAAAGAAAAAATAGTCGAAGGAAGAATAGCAAAAAGACTAAATGAGCTGGTTTTGCTTTCTCAACCTTATATTAAAGATAGTGCTCTTACTGTTGAGGATTTGGTTAAACAAGCAGCAGCAAAAATTGGAGAAAATATTAAAGTAAGGCGCTTTACAAGATATACATTGGGAGAAGGTATCGAAAAGAATCAGATGGACTTCGCTGAAGAAGTTGCATCAATGAAATCAAACTAATAATTTGAATAATTTCAATAATTGCATAGAAATAGATAAAATAAATTCTCAATTAGAGAGAGCAGAAATACAAAAAAATAGAATAATTCGTAATATCCACATTGAATATGAACATTACCTTAATCTTGTAAGAGATCTTTTATACATTTCTGTAGAAAAAGGGGTTAATGAAATATGTAGTGATCCATCAATTAAAAATGTATTTTTAAATGCAAATGAACTTTGTGGTTTCTTTGAAAAAACAATAAATAAACTCATTTATTCGATATTGCCTTTTATAACGGTAGAACAATTAAAAATAAATAAAATTGAAGAAAAGATAAATAAGGAAATTAATTCTAATAGTTTAGGAAGATCCCTAAAAACAAAGGATCACCAGAAAGAAAAATTTGAATTTGAAGATGGATTTCTATTCGAAGAACCTATGGAGTTTCAGATTAGTGAAGATATTTCTAATACCTCTGAATATTATCAAGACAAAAATCATGAGAAATTCGTATCGCTTGACTTAGATAAAAATGACCATATAAACTCTTTATCAAATAATCATATTATTGAAAATATAGGTTTAGAAAAACAATTTATTTCATCTCTACTTGAATTAATAGAGGAATTTAAGGTTGAAAAAACAAGAAATCTTGAAAACCACAATATTAATCAAACGGATATGTCTTCCAAACATGAGAGTCTTAAAAACTTTAATTTAATTGACAAGTCATTGGAAAATTTACTATTAAATCTTTCATATAAGATCAACCTTGAATTATTTAATGTCAATCTAATAAAAAAGATGATATCTCAAGATTCCTTTGATTACTTGGTAAGCAAAAGATTGATGATAAAACATCCACACCCTTTTATTATAAATTTCGATTTCAATATGAATCAGTTATCGTCATTTGGCGATAATCTTTCAAGTATTATTTTCTTTAATATATCTACTGTTGAGTTAGAATTTAAAAATTTAAATCTTTCTATTCAAAGAAATAAAATAAATGAGCTAAAAAATCAATTTCAGCGTTTGATTAAGAAAGAGAAATACTGGAGGCAAAAAGAAATAACTTTGAATAAGATACGATGAAAAAATAACTCTTTTTTCAGATGTGACTAGTAGCTGGAATAATAATAAATTAATTAAGGATTGGATAAGACCTCTTCAGAAGTCTCTAACTATTGAAACGGAAAATAAATTTATCAATATTTTAGGACGAAATAAATATTTTAATGATTATTTGCATGAATCATTGACAAGATTAGATAATCTAAATTTATCAGACGAATATTTGAGGATATTTAATGAATTTTCCAAAAAATATAATGAATACAATAACTTAGATATTAATCAAAGAAAAAGGTTAATTATAGATACAAGAAAAACTCTTTATAAACTTGGTAAAACTTTAGAAATAGAAAGTTCTAATAATATTTCTAAGGCAGTTATTTTGAATAAAACTGAATCAAGTTTGTCTCTTGATTCAGATATTTCATTAATAAAAAATGTTGGCAAATTTTATAAAAATAAGCTTAATGAATTAGGTGTTTTTAATATAAAAGATTTAATTAATTATTTCCCACGAACATATTTAGACTATACGAATAGAGTAAAGATAATTAATTTAAAACCAGATAATTTATATACCTGCATCGCCAATATTAAAAGATTTTATATTTATAAGAGTAAAAAGAATAGTAATTTATCAATAATGAGCTTAGTAGTTTCTGATGAAACATCTTCAATAAAGGTCACAAAATTTCTTTTAGGAAGGAGATTTAGATCTTATTCCTTCTTCGCCTCTCAAAAATCTTTATATACGCCTGGAACTAAATTAGCAATTTCCGGTAAGGTTAAGTTGACAGATTATGGCAAAACTTTTGTAGATCCGCAGATTGAAATTCTTAAGGACAATAACGATAATTTTAATTTCTCAGGAAAAATTTTACCCTTGTATTCATTAGCTGAAGCGTTATCAAATATGCGTTTTATAAAAATCATAAAAAAGGTACTAATTCATGCAAAGCAATATCCAGAAATTTTAAACCAAAAACAACTTGATTCATTATCCTTATTATCTAAAGGAGAGTCTTTGATTAATATTCATTTACCACCAACTCAACAGGCACTTATTGAGTCAAAAAAACGTTTGGTTTTTGATGAGTTATTCCTACTTCAAATAAAGTTCTTACTTAGAAAAAGAAAGAAGAATAAAAATTTAATTGCTAAAAAATTGCCTCAAAAGAAATCTTTACTAAAAGAATTTTTAAGTACTTTCCCATTTGACTTAACAAAATCTCAAGTCAATGTTTTAAATGAAATTAAGAAAGATTTATCTAATAATTTACCAATGTCGAGATTGCTTCAGGGCGATGTGGGAAGCGGTAAAACTATAATTGCAATTGCATCTATTTTAATAGTTATAGAAAAAAACCTACAAGGTGCTTTTATGGTCCCTACTGAAGTTTTAGCAGAACAACATTATAATAATTTATTGAAATATTTGAACCCACTTTTAGTCTCGGTTGAACTTCTTACCGGGAATACTCCTCAAAAAAAGAGAAAAGAAATTCTCTCGAATTTAAACAATGGACTAGTTGATATCCTCGTCGGTACTCATGCATTATTTGAAGATAAAGTCATCTTTAATTCATTAGGGATTGTAGTAATTGATGAACAACATAGGTTTGGTGTTACTCAAAGAAATAGATTAATTAATAAAGGTGATAATACTCACTTGTTATCAATGACAGCAACACCAATTCCAAGAACACTTGCGCTCTCTATTTATGGTGATTTAGATGTTAGTCAAATTACAGAACTTCCTCCTGGGAGAGTTCCTATAACTACAAAAATAATTTCAGAAGATTATTTAACTAATTTGTTCAAGATTGTTGAAGATGAGATCACTAAGGGAAGGCAAGCTTATGTTATTTTGCCACTTATAGAGGATTCAGAAAAAATGAATTTAAGTTCTGCAAAGAAAACATTTAAGCATTTATCAGAAGAGGTCTTTTTTAAGAAAAAAGTTGGATTATTACATGGCAAATTGAATTCACAAGAAAAGAACGAAGTGATAAATTCTTTTTTAAAAAACGAAATTAATATATTGGTTTCAACTACTGTAATTGAAGTTGGAATTGATGTGCCTAATGCCACAATTATGATTATTTATAATTCGGAAAGATTTGGATTGTCTCAGCTTCATCAATTAAGGGGAAGAGTTGGCAGGGGATCAACTAAATCTTTTTGTTATCTCGTAACCTCTGATAAAAATGGATTAGAAAACAAGCGACTAAGTGTTATGCAAAAATCTAATGATGGCTTTTATATTGCCGAAAAAGACTTGGAGCTAAGAGGTCCAGGCCAGATTTTAGGATATAGACAATCTGGACTGCCTGATTTTGTACTAGACAATTTACCAAACAATAAAATTCTAATTGAGAAGGCTCGTGAAGAGGCTATTAAGGTTGTTAGTAATGATCCTGATTTAAAAGAAAATATAGCTTTAAGGAATATACTAATTGATAATTCTGATAATAAATTCATTCATGATTTCTTGAATTGAATACTATCATTGTCATTGCATATATATATGCCAGTATAAATAAATTGCATATTTCAATTGAAAATTTGGAATAAAATACCAATTAAAGAGAATGGAGATAAATTAATAGCTATACCTAGCTACTTAAACTTTTTAGATCCGCACCCTTACTCTCATTTAGGAGCTCCTTACAAAGACAAAAATTCTCTTTGGAAATTAAGAGAGGAGGTTGTAAATAGATTAGAAAAAGTAAATGATTATTTGATTTCAAAGAATAGTTTTTACCTTTTAATTTATGACAGTTGGCGACCTCTAGAAGTCCAAGAATTTATGTTTAAAAGAGCATTTTTATTAGAGTGTGAAAAATTGGATATTGATGCTTCTGTAAAAAATATGAAATCTTATCCATCTATTTTAAAAAAAGTTGAAAAATTTTGGGCATATCCTTCTTATGACTCTAGATGTCCTCCACCTCATTCAACTGGAGGAGCATTGGATGTTTGTTTATGTTATAAGGACGGAAATCTTGTTGAGATGGGAAGCAAAGTTGATCAAATGGATAAGACTTCAAATCCTTATTTTTATGAAAATATAAAGAATGAAGAAGGAATTATTTGGAATAGTAGAAGAAATTTATTAAGGGAAATTATGACTAAATTTGGATTTGCTCAACATCCTAATGAATGGTGGCATTTTAGTTATGGTGATCAATTATGGGCTTGGAAAAATAAAAAAGCAAATGCCATTTATGGGGAAATTTAAATTCTATTGAATTTCATTTAGTAAATTCAAAATAGAACTTTCATCTTGCGTATTTATAAAATCTCCAAAATCCAAATCGGAACTACTTTTCCAATGATCAAATAATGGTTGTAGAGTTTTTTCTAAATCATTTAATTCCATTCTTTGTAGGAATGGTTTTGCCAGCCTCTGTAGATTTTTACTTCCTCCCAACCATAATTGGTATTTGTTTTGCCCACTTCCTACAAGTGCTAATTCTGCCATGTAAGGCCTAGTACATCCATTTGGACAGCCTGTCATTCTAAATAATATTGTCTTTTCTATTTTTAGATCTAATAGTAATTTTTCAATCCTTTTAAGTACATCAGGTAAAATTCTTTCTGCCTCAGTCATCGCAAGACCACAAAGTGGTAAAGCTGGACATGCTAAGGCATGTCTTTGTATTTCATTAATGTCTTCTAAATTGTCGTATCCAATTTTTGAAAGTGCTTTTTTAATTTCACTTTTGTTTTTATTAGCGATGTTGCAAAGTAAGATATCTTGATTAGGCGTAAGTCTTAAATCAAGATTATATTTTTTTACGATACTAGTAATAATATTCTTCTTCTCACCGGATAATCTACCTGATAATAAAGGTAACCCTACAAAAAAAGAGCTCTTATTTTGTTTATGCCAACCTAGATAATCAATAAGAATTTGATTCGGTTCTTTTCTGATTTTTTTAATTTCTTTTTTGAAATACTTTTCTAAAAGTAACTTTTTGAACCATTTAATACCTTTTCTATGAAGAAGGTATTTCATTCTTGAATTTTTTCTTGATTTTCTATCACCATAATCTCTTTGAATTGCCACAATACTCTGAATTAATTCATAAATATCTTGTTCGTCAACATATCCAAGCGGATCTGCAATTCTGGCAAAAGTTTCATCATTATTATGTGTCCGTCCCATGCCACCTCCAACATAGAAGTTGCATCCCTCTAGGTTCCCCTCTTCTGAAGTAAAGGCAACTATTCCAATGTCATTAGTAAGAAGATCAACAGAATTATCTCCAGGAACTGTAACCGCACATTTGAATTTTCTTGGTAAATAAGTTGAACCATATAGAGGCTCATCTTTTATCCCACTAAAAACATTATCTTTAAATTGAAGTCTCCTAATATCTTCAATATCTTTGTCGGGTTTAATGGTGTATTCTAAATCCCCATCAGCCCAAAGCTCTAAAAAAGTACCTTGCCCAGCTAAAGGGGTGAGAAGATCTGCAACTTTTTTAGCCAATGCTCTTGCAATGTTGTAATCCGGCGAATCAAATGGAGCCGCTGGGGCCATTACATTTCTATTTATGTCTCCACATGCAGCTAATGTTGAGCCCATTGAATTTACAAT encodes:
- a CDS encoding DevA family ABC transporter ATP-binding protein; this translates as MAKDNNSKKNIKNLKTVSINNLSHFYGKNENKKKVLNDVNLNIDKGELVLLKGPSGCGKTTLLTLIGALRTCQSGDLTVLNNQLNGASRKTRQILRRSIGMIFQGHNLLRCLTAEQNVQMGADLIKGLTYLQRREIARNWLSAVGLEEHHKKLPNDLSGGQKQRVAIARALSANPKLLLADEPTSALDSVTGREIVTLLRKLAKEQNCSVLMVTHDPRISDMADRILNMEDGKIYSAHSELI
- the tsf gene encoding translation elongation factor Ts translates to MGNITAKLVKDLRDKTGAGMMDCKKALNETDGNVDKALEWLRKKGIASAEKKSGRVAAEGSIGSYIHTGSRVGVLLELNCETDFVARGDIFQSLLKDVSMQVAACPNVEYVSIDEIPRDVVEKEKQIEMGRDDLSGKPEQIKEKIVEGRIAKRLNELVLLSQPYIKDSALTVEDLVKQAAAKIGENIKVRRFTRYTLGEGIEKNQMDFAEEVASMKSN
- a CDS encoding adenylate cyclase → MNNFNNCIEIDKINSQLERAEIQKNRIIRNIHIEYEHYLNLVRDLLYISVEKGVNEICSDPSIKNVFLNANELCGFFEKTINKLIYSILPFITVEQLKINKIEEKINKEINSNSLGRSLKTKDHQKEKFEFEDGFLFEEPMEFQISEDISNTSEYYQDKNHEKFVSLDLDKNDHINSLSNNHIIENIGLEKQFISSLLELIEEFKVEKTRNLENHNINQTDMSSKHESLKNFNLIDKSLENLLLNLSYKINLELFNVNLIKKMISQDSFDYLVSKRLMIKHPHPFIINFDFNMNQLSSFGDNLSSIIFFNISTVELEFKNLNLSIQRNKINELKNQFQRLIKKEKYWRQKEITLNKIR
- the recG gene encoding ATP-dependent DNA helicase RecG, with amino-acid sequence MTSSWNNNKLIKDWIRPLQKSLTIETENKFINILGRNKYFNDYLHESLTRLDNLNLSDEYLRIFNEFSKKYNEYNNLDINQRKRLIIDTRKTLYKLGKTLEIESSNNISKAVILNKTESSLSLDSDISLIKNVGKFYKNKLNELGVFNIKDLINYFPRTYLDYTNRVKIINLKPDNLYTCIANIKRFYIYKSKKNSNLSIMSLVVSDETSSIKVTKFLLGRRFRSYSFFASQKSLYTPGTKLAISGKVKLTDYGKTFVDPQIEILKDNNDNFNFSGKILPLYSLAEALSNMRFIKIIKKVLIHAKQYPEILNQKQLDSLSLLSKGESLINIHLPPTQQALIESKKRLVFDELFLLQIKFLLRKRKKNKNLIAKKLPQKKSLLKEFLSTFPFDLTKSQVNVLNEIKKDLSNNLPMSRLLQGDVGSGKTIIAIASILIVIEKNLQGAFMVPTEVLAEQHYNNLLKYLNPLLVSVELLTGNTPQKKRKEILSNLNNGLVDILVGTHALFEDKVIFNSLGIVVIDEQHRFGVTQRNRLINKGDNTHLLSMTATPIPRTLALSIYGDLDVSQITELPPGRVPITTKIISEDYLTNLFKIVEDEITKGRQAYVILPLIEDSEKMNLSSAKKTFKHLSEEVFFKKKVGLLHGKLNSQEKNEVINSFLKNEINILVSTTVIEVGIDVPNATIMIIYNSERFGLSQLHQLRGRVGRGSTKSFCYLVTSDKNGLENKRLSVMQKSNDGFYIAEKDLELRGPGQILGYRQSGLPDFVLDNLPNNKILIEKAREEAIKVVSNDPDLKENIALRNILIDNSDNKFIHDFLN
- a CDS encoding NADPH-dependent assimilatory sulfite reductase hemoprotein subunit, with amino-acid sequence MIKVEKVKKKKDSTKEETVCLANGLEVSKFENFKKSSQFLKEPLATELFNESDHFTNDAVQLLKFHGSYQQDNREHRKPGKSKDWQMMLRLRSPGGEIPGKLFLALDELSNKLGNGSLRATTRQAFQMHGIRKENLKEVIQTIVNSMGSTLAACGDINRNVMAPAAPFDSPDYNIARALAKKVADLLTPLAGQGTFLELWADGDLEYTIKPDKDIEDIRRLQFKDNVFSGIKDEPLYGSTYLPRKFKCAVTVPGDNSVDLLTNDIGIVAFTSEEGNLEGCNFYVGGGMGRTHNNDETFARIADPLGYVDEQDIYELIQSIVAIQRDYGDRKSRKNSRMKYLLHRKGIKWFKKLLLEKYFKKEIKKIRKEPNQILIDYLGWHKQNKSSFFVGLPLLSGRLSGEKKNIITSIVKKYNLDLRLTPNQDILLCNIANKNKSEIKKALSKIGYDNLEDINEIQRHALACPALPLCGLAMTEAERILPDVLKRIEKLLLDLKIEKTILFRMTGCPNGCTRPYMAELALVGSGQNKYQLWLGGSKNLQRLAKPFLQRMELNDLEKTLQPLFDHWKSSSDLDFGDFINTQDESSILNLLNEIQ
- a CDS encoding M15 family metallopeptidase, yielding MKIWNKIPIKENGDKLIAIPSYLNFLDPHPYSHLGAPYKDKNSLWKLREEVVNRLEKVNDYLISKNSFYLLIYDSWRPLEVQEFMFKRAFLLECEKLDIDASVKNMKSYPSILKKVEKFWAYPSYDSRCPPPHSTGGALDVCLCYKDGNLVEMGSKVDQMDKTSNPYFYENIKNEEGIIWNSRRNLLREIMTKFGFAQHPNEWWHFSYGDQLWAWKNKKANAIYGEI
- the rpsB gene encoding 30S ribosomal protein S2; this encodes MAVVSLSEMMEAGAHFGHQTRRWNPKMSKYIYCARNGVHIIDLVKTALCMNDAYKWTRNAAKSGKRFLFVGTKKQASEVVAQEATRCGAAYVNQRWLGGMLTNWTTMKARIERLKDLERMESSGSIAMRPKKEAAVLRRELERLQKYLGGLKGMRRLPDVVVMVDQRRESNAVLEARKLDISLVSMLDTNCDPDLCEVPIPCNDDAVRSVQLILGRLADAINEGRKGSNAERKN
- a CDS encoding glycosyltransferase family 2 protein; this translates as MNVSIVIPTYNRKPILEKCLIALENQKLNTNIINYEIIVVDDGSTDGTSSWIKNNKANLPHVVLFQQQHGGPALGRNLGVIKSKYEIIIFIDSDLIVLDNFITCHVEKLLVSWRKNDKKCFTYGSVVNTSNFLNPQSEKHKIMDTSFAYFATGNVAISKELILSVGLFDTSFSLYGWEDLELGERLKKIGTKLIKCPDAVGYHWHPPFSCEQIESLIAQEKERAKMALVFYKKHPNLRVRFMIQLTPLHNLLWQFLCLGGLISVDRILPLLRLLVTLRRNRLALEILRIPLNLIYIKQLTKSS